ACGCGGGCGGCGGCCTCCGCTTTCTCGGTCTCGCGCTCCGCAATTTCGGCAGCGGCTTCGGCTGCCTCTGCTGCCTGCTCGGCAGTGGTGTCTTCGTCGGGTGCGGCAAATGCCCATGCGGGGGTGGCAAGTGCGCTTCCCATCAGGAGAAGTGCTGCAGCACCCGTCAGTTTCCTCGCTTTGATTGTCATTTTATTGGTCCTCCAACAGGCCATGTAATGGCAATGCCCCCACACACCTATCCTGCAACGAGTGGCGCCCGCTGCAAAGTCTTTTGGCGATGAATGGAAAGTCCCTTGCGACGGGACGCCGGATCAGTCGACCGGCAGAAGTAGTGCTGCAACCCGGCGCTCTTCAAGCAGCAGGACATTATAGGTGCGGGCCGCCGCACCTGTATCCATGATGTCGTGCCCAATCCCGGCGGCATCAAGCTTGGCCCGAAGGGCGGAAGGCACCAGCGCCATGCGGGCACCGGTGCCGATCAGCACTAGGTCGATTTTCGGATCGGCATTCAGGGCTTTCGCGAAATCATCGAGCGTGAGCGAGGCGATATCCTTGGCCTCAATCGGGTAAACCCCGCCCGGCAGGACAATGACGCCGCCTTCAAAGCGGCGCCCCATCAGGCGGAAGCCGCCCCCGCCGTAACCTTCCACCAGCAGCACGTCATCGGGATGCTGCTGGTCAAGGAAAACGCCGGAGCCCTGGATGCTTTTGCCTGCCACAAGGCTATCCTTAGTTCGCGAAAGGATCGACCGAACGGGACTTGTCCACGGTCGGGTCGTTGTCCTGAACGTCGTTGAACATGTGCTCGCGGTCCAGCTTCATCAGGGTGAGAAGCGGCGACGCCACGAAGATCGAGCTGTAAGTACCAACGAAAATGCCCCAGATCATGGCCGCGGTGAACCCGCGGATCACTTCGCCGCCGAAGATATAAAGCCCGAGAAGCGCCAGCAGCGTGGTGAAGCTGGTCATCGTCGTCCGGCTGAGCGTCTGGTTCAGCGAGAAGTCGATAAGCTCGGGCACCTCCATCTTGCGGAACTTGCGGATATTCTCGCGGATACGGTCGTAAACAACCACGGTATCGTTGAGCGAATAGCCGACAATGGTCAGGAGCGCCGCGATGACCGACAGGTTGAATTCCAGCTGCGTGATCGCAAAGAAACCGATGGTCAGGATCACATCGTGGAAGAGCGCAATCACGGCACCGGCGCCAAACTGCCACTCGAAACGGAACCAGATATAGATCAGCACGGCAGCAAGTGCGACCGAGATGGCGATGATACCATCA
The Gimibacter soli DNA segment above includes these coding regions:
- a CDS encoding Mth938-like domain-containing protein; its protein translation is MAGKSIQGSGVFLDQQHPDDVLLVEGYGGGGFRLMGRRFEGGVIVLPGGVYPIEAKDIASLTLDDFAKALNADPKIDLVLIGTGARMALVPSALRAKLDAAGIGHDIMDTGAAARTYNVLLLEERRVAALLLPVD
- the secF gene encoding protein translocase subunit SecF; translated protein: MLRLIPDNTKIGFMGARKFCYGLSILGIVASIALFFSVGLNYGIDFEGGLAVEIGTTNDSAIDIGQVRGSLSSLGLGDVSVQEYGRPSEALIRVERQPGDDAAQKAALDLVRATLEKTVPDVSFRQENVIGPKVSGELKRDGIIAISVALAAVLIYIWFRFEWQFGAGAVIALFHDVILTIGFFAITQLEFNLSVIAALLTIVGYSLNDTVVVYDRIRENIRKFRKMEVPELIDFSLNQTLSRTTMTSFTTLLALLGLYIFGGEVIRGFTAAMIWGIFVGTYSSIFVASPLLTLMKLDREHMFNDVQDNDPTVDKSRSVDPFAN